CCACTAAAAAAAGACGAAACGAAAGATGTTTGCGCCTACAAGCTTATTTATATAAGGACAAAAAATCACAATTTATGATAGCACGAAAAGAATAGGAATGCGAATAATCTTTACTAAAATCCGCCTTTAGACGAAAATATCTATCACATTTTGACGAAGTTACGACTAGATTTTTCGAGTTAATTCGATAATTACCTTATATATGTGTGCTATTAACTGAGGGATTTATCTTCATTTAACTACGAAATTGCACTAAAAAAAATAGCGATTATCTCTACTTTCATAAAAAGTGAGAGATAATCGCGAATTAAATTTATATTCTTTTAAAATTTTTCTAACTTAACGTAAATATTTTTCAATATTCGCTAAATGCTCATCATACGATTTAGCAAAGTGATTTGTTCCTTCTTTATCTGCTAAGAAATAAAGATAATCCGTTTCAGTTGGATTTAATGTCGCTTCAATTGATGTTTTCCCAGCACCAGCAATTGGGCCTGGTGGTAGACCAACATTTACATACGTATTATATGGATTTTTCACTTCTAAATCTTCATACAGCACTCGGTCTTTATGCGAACCTAACGCATAAAGCACAGTTGGGTCGGTTTGAAGTGGCATATCAATTTTCATTCGATTGTAGAATACACTCGCTATCGTTTCACGATCTGTTTGAGCAGTTGCTTCCTCTTCAAGTAGAGAAGCAAATGTTAAAAACTCATGAACCGACATTTCTTTTTCTGCTAAAACTGTTGTGTATTCAGACACAATTGTATTCATCGACGTTAGCATCGTTTTAATTACATCGTCAAGCGTAGGGTCTTTCTCAAAGAATGGATATGTCGCTGGATATAAGTAGCCTTCTAATGCATAACGAACATTCTCTTTTAAAATATCTTCTGTAAGTAATTCTGGATACTCTGTCATCATTTGTTCGATGAATGATTGATTTGTTACGCGTTCCATGAATTTCTCAGCGCTATGTGATGTATTTTTTTCTACAACATTAGCAATTTGTTCTAATGTTAACCCTTCAGGTACTGTCATCGTAAACACTGGCTCACGATAGACACGGCCTGTTTTTAAACTTTCGATAATTTCATCAAGCGTCATTGATTGTGTTAATGAATAATTACCAGCTTGGAAATCAGATTCGTTTTTAAATTTCGTATAATATTTAAAAATGCTCGCATCTTTAATAATACCTTTTTGCTCTAAAATACTCGAAATTGATGTAATCCCTGAACCCATCGGAATTTCCACTTCAATTTTTTTATTTGATTCTGGGTCCACTGGCTCTAGTGCCGAAGTGACATAATTATAGCTTGAATAACCCGCAATTGCGATAACAATAAGAACGACAAGCGCGATGATCCCAACAATTTTCCGCACGGTTTTCACCTCTCCTTTACGTTCCTTCATTTTCTTGAACATTTCTTGCTTTGAATTTTCATCTAGCACGGGAGTCCCCCCTTTTTCTCTTTCATTATGATACATAAATTTAAGCTTTCATACAATAATTGGCGTTAAATTGATGAATTTATTCTCGTAAATGAAGACGAATAAATATACTTTGAGGTTCAAACAGAAAAAAAGATATGCTAAAAGTTTTTCAACTTTCAACATATCTCTTATCCATATCACTTTTGAATTAGTTTTGTGCTAATGAATTTAGGACATCTTCCACCATTGCCCATTCTTCATCTGTTTCGATTGGCAATAAGTCCACTACTTCACCGTTTTCCCCAGCAATATAAGCTGAAGCGAATACTTCTTCAAGCTGAGGCTCGTCATCTTCTAAAATCGCATAGAATAAATAGCTTTTCCCTGCATTGTCGAAGCGGTGTAAAATTTGGCACATAATTTCTTCGTCTTCTTCATTTGTAATTGTGAAGTAATTGGCTTGGTCTGTACCAAATTCAGCTAATACTGTATTCATCACTTCTTCCACCATTGTCCACTCTTCATCCGTTTCGATGTCCGAAAAATCCGCCATTTCTCCATTTTCGTCTAGCTCGTAGCGCAATGCTGAAATTCCAGCATCTTCATCGCCCACTAATGAGAATAATACGTATGAATGATCGTCTGAATCAAATGTGAATACAACACGGCATTGTTGTTCGCCGCCATCTTCCTTTTGTAAAATGAACATATTTTCTTCCATTATTTTTTCCTCCTAAATGATTGAGAGTTGTTCAAAAAGTAATATCTTTTACACAGCGCCCAAACCAAAAATTAATGATTCATTGAAGGCAGAGATCGCAATTAGAGGGTAATTGCTAAAATCAACTCATGTGAAAACGCATTCACGACCCGTAATGTGCTGCCCTCCATCTTCGGCGAAAAGGGATTGTCTAGAAAACACTTTCCAGACAATCCCTTTGTTTTTCGAATAAATTATTCTTCGCCTAATTCGTCTTCGATTTGATTTAATACTTCTTCAATTAAATCCCATTCTGCTTCAGTTTCGATAGGCGTTAATTCGCCATCTTCACCATTTTCAGCTGGTACGAACGCTGATGCAAAGATTTCTACAGCACCATCTGCATCTTCTTCAGCACCTACTAAAGAATAAAGCACGTAAGATTTACCGAACTCTTCTGATTCAAATGTGTGTAAAATTTCGCAAAGTTGCTCGTTACCGTTATCGTCTACTACTGTAATGTGGTGTTGTTGTTCTGACATAATTGTCACCTCTTCATAATATTTAGGCAATACCTATTATTGCTCAACTCATTATACATAAAGCTTCCTGTATTCAGTACAAAAAAGCCTCATTTTAAGCAATTTTTATTTCTGCCTTAAAAGGATTTAAGGCAAGAAATGTTTAATTTCGGCTGTCTAAATAACCTTGTAAGATCATGACAGCAGCCATTTTATCAATGACCTGTTTACGTTTTTTACGGCTTACATCTGCTTCTAGTAGCACGCGCTCAGCAGCCATCGTTGTTAAACGCTCATCCCATAGCTTCACAGGGAACCCAAATGTATCTTCTAATAACTTTTTATAGTTTTCAGAAGCTTCCCCACGAGGACCAACTGTATTATTCATGTTTTTTGGATAGCCGACAACAAATTCTGTGACATTGTGCTCTTTTGTAAGTTCTTTAATGCGTTCAATGCCGAATTCACCTTCAGCTTCGTTGATTTTTACAGTTTCAATTCCTTGCGCTGTCCAACCAAGTGCATCACTAATTGCCACTCCGATTGTTTTTGAGCCAACGTCTAAACCCATAATTTTCATTATTCCGCCTCAGTATTCTTTCTAATATAAAATTTCACGAGCTCCTCTAATATTTCATCACGCTCGAGCTTGCGGATTAAATTACGCGCGTCTTGGTGGCGAGGGATGTATGCCGGGTCACCAGATAACAGATAACCTACAATTTGATTTGTTGGATTGTAACCTTTTTCTTCTAGAGACGTATACACCTTCAACATCACTTGCTTTACTTCTTGTTCCATTGACTCTTCAGGAAAACTGAATTTCATTGTTTGATCGAAAGAACTCAAGACCAGCACCTCGCTTTCAGCAATAAGGAGTCGGTATAAGACACCTTCTCCATTTTTACTATTATAACTTATTCAAGCAAGCACTTCAAATATGCTTCGAGTAAATTTTCAAACTTATAAAGATTTCACGTGTTCATATACATTTGCTAGAGCTTCATCTAATTTAGAAGCATCTTTTGCACCAGCCATCGCCATATCTGGACGACCGCCTCCCTTACCATCGCAAGCTTCTGCCACTAATTTTACGATGTTACCAGCATGGTAGTTACCACCAACAATATCTTTCGTTACACCAGCACATAGCATTACTTTATCATTATCTGATGCACCAAGTACGATAATTGCTGATGACATTTTTTCTTTTAAATCATCCATCATTTGACGTAATTGATTATTATCTTTCGCTTCAACGCGTGTCGCAAGTACGGTTACATCACCGATTTGTTGTGCCGCATCTAACACTGCACCAGCTTGTGCGTTGGCAATTTTTTGTGATAACGAATCATTTTCGCGTTGTAATTCTTTATAATCTGCTTGAAGTGATGCTACGCGTGTTGCTACATCTTTTGGATTTGCTTTTAATAAAGTTGCTGCTTCGTTTAGAATTGCTTCTTCTTCTTTAATTGCTTCATATGCAGCTTTACCTGTTACCGCTTCGATACGACGTGTACCAGCACCGATACCACCTTCAGAAACAATTTTGAAAATACCAATTTCAGAAGAACGGCTCACGTGTAAACCACCGCAAAGCTCGATTGAATAATCCGAAACTGCTACTACGCGGACAACATCACCGTATTTTTCACCGAATAATGCCATTGCGCCCATTGCTTTTGCTGAATCGATATCCATTTCTTGAATAACAACTTCGATATCTTCCCAAATCTTTTCGTTTACTGCGCGCTCTACTTGTGCAAGCTCTTCTTTTGTTGCCCCACCGAAGTGTGAAAAGTCGAAGCGCAAACGATCTGGACCTACATAAGAACCAGCCTGTGCTACGTGGTCACCTAACACATCTTTTAAAGCGCGGTGCATTAAGTGTGTAGCTGTATGATTTTTCAGGATTAATTTACGTTTTGCTTCGTCAACTTTAGCCGTTGCCGCGTCTCCAACGTTCATTTCACCAGATTCAACAACAACTGTGTGTAATGGTTGCCCGTTTGGTGCTTTTTGTACATCTTTTACGATTGCTTTGAATGTATCTGATTCAATAACACCTGTATCAGCTATTTGACCACCCATTTCAGCGTAGAATGGCGTTTCAGATAAGATAATAAGTGCTTCTTGACCTTCAGAAGCTGTGTTTGTTTCTTGACCGTTAACAACAATTGCAGCCACGGTACCTTGTAATTCATATGCATTGTAAGTAAATGTAGATGCCTGTTTTAAGTTTGATAATACTTCATTTTGGACTTGCATTGAGTCCACGTCCGTACGTGCATTACGAGCGCGTTCTCGTTGCTCTTCCATTGACGTCTCAAAACCAGCATGGTCAACTTTCATGCCTGCTTCTTCCGCGTACTCTTCTGTTAATTCCACTGGGAAACCAAATGTGTCATAAAGTTTGAATGCATCGCTACCCGGAATAACTGTTTCCCCTTTTGCTTTTTGTGCTTCAATGACTTCAGAAAGAATTGCTAAACCACCGTCTAATGTTTCGTGGAAGCGATCTTCTTCGTTTTTAATCACACGTTGAATGAATTCTTGTTTTTCAGTAACTTCTGGGTAGAAGTCTTGCATATTCGCACCTACTGTTGGCACTAATTTGTACATAAATGGCTTGTCGATACCAATTTGTTTTGCATAGCGTACCGCACGACGTAGTAAACGACGAAGTACATAACCACGTCCTTCGTTTGAAGGTAATGCTCCATCACCGATTGCGAATGCTACTGTACGGATATGGTCGGCAATAACTTTGAATGGCGTGTTAATATCTTCAGCTGAACCGAAAATTTCTTTTAAGTCTACTTCACCTGGACGTTTGTATTTACGGTTTGCGAATTCTTCTGTTTTTTCGATAATTGGCATGAATAGGTCCGTATCAAAGTTTGTTGGTACGTTTTGTACAA
This portion of the Solibacillus daqui genome encodes:
- the mltG gene encoding endolytic transglycosylase MltG translates to MYHNEREKGGTPVLDENSKQEMFKKMKERKGEVKTVRKIVGIIALVVLIVIAIAGYSSYNYVTSALEPVDPESNKKIEVEIPMGSGITSISSILEQKGIIKDASIFKYYTKFKNESDFQAGNYSLTQSMTLDEIIESLKTGRVYREPVFTMTVPEGLTLEQIANVVEKNTSHSAEKFMERVTNQSFIEQMMTEYPELLTEDILKENVRYALEGYLYPATYPFFEKDPTLDDVIKTMLTSMNTIVSEYTTVLAEKEMSVHEFLTFASLLEEEATAQTDRETIASVFYNRMKIDMPLQTDPTVLYALGSHKDRVLYEDLEVKNPYNTYVNVGLPPGPIAGAGKTSIEATLNPTETDYLYFLADKEGTNHFAKSYDEHLANIEKYLR
- a CDS encoding DUF1292 domain-containing protein is translated as MEENMFILQKEDGGEQQCRVVFTFDSDDHSYVLFSLVGDEDAGISALRYELDENGEMADFSDIETDEEWTMVEEVMNTVLAEFGTDQANYFTITNEEDEEIMCQILHRFDNAGKSYLFYAILEDDEPQLEEVFASAYIAGENGEVVDLLPIETDEEWAMVEDVLNSLAQN
- a CDS encoding DUF1292 domain-containing protein; the encoded protein is MSEQQHHITVVDDNGNEQLCEILHTFESEEFGKSYVLYSLVGAEEDADGAVEIFASAFVPAENGEDGELTPIETEAEWDLIEEVLNQIEDELGEE
- the ruvX gene encoding Holliday junction resolvase RuvX, which translates into the protein MKIMGLDVGSKTIGVAISDALGWTAQGIETVKINEAEGEFGIERIKELTKEHNVTEFVVGYPKNMNNTVGPRGEASENYKKLLEDTFGFPVKLWDERLTTMAAERVLLEADVSRKKRKQVIDKMAAVMILQGYLDSRN
- a CDS encoding IreB family regulatory phosphoprotein, whose protein sequence is MSSFDQTMKFSFPEESMEQEVKQVMLKVYTSLEEKGYNPTNQIVGYLLSGDPAYIPRHQDARNLIRKLERDEILEELVKFYIRKNTEAE
- the alaS gene encoding alanine--tRNA ligase, whose protein sequence is MTTKTMTGSEIRRLYLDFFKEKGHHVEPSAPLVPINDPSLLWINSGVATLKPYFDGRIIPDNPRITNAQKSIRTNDIENVGKTARHHTFFEMLGNFSIGDYFKKESIHYAWEFLTDPKWMGFEPEKLSITLHPEDQEAYDVWHNEIGIPAERLIRLEGNFWDIGEGPSGPNSEIFYDRGEAYAFGAPEEELYTGGENERYLEIWNLVFSQFNHNPDGTYTPLPKQNIDTGMGLERIVSVVQNVPTNFDTDLFMPIIEKTEEFANRKYKRPGEVDLKEIFGSAEDINTPFKVIADHIRTVAFAIGDGALPSNEGRGYVLRRLLRRAVRYAKQIGIDKPFMYKLVPTVGANMQDFYPEVTEKQEFIQRVIKNEEDRFHETLDGGLAILSEVIEAQKAKGETVIPGSDAFKLYDTFGFPVELTEEYAEEAGMKVDHAGFETSMEEQRERARNARTDVDSMQVQNEVLSNLKQASTFTYNAYELQGTVAAIVVNGQETNTASEGQEALIILSETPFYAEMGGQIADTGVIESDTFKAIVKDVQKAPNGQPLHTVVVESGEMNVGDAATAKVDEAKRKLILKNHTATHLMHRALKDVLGDHVAQAGSYVGPDRLRFDFSHFGGATKEELAQVERAVNEKIWEDIEVVIQEMDIDSAKAMGAMALFGEKYGDVVRVVAVSDYSIELCGGLHVSRSSEIGIFKIVSEGGIGAGTRRIEAVTGKAAYEAIKEEEAILNEAATLLKANPKDVATRVASLQADYKELQRENDSLSQKIANAQAGAVLDAAQQIGDVTVLATRVEAKDNNQLRQMMDDLKEKMSSAIIVLGASDNDKVMLCAGVTKDIVGGNYHAGNIVKLVAEACDGKGGGRPDMAMAGAKDASKLDEALANVYEHVKSL